The Streptomyces camelliae genome window below encodes:
- a CDS encoding NAD(P)/FAD-dependent oxidoreductase, whose product MNTVTRPRILVVGAGFAGVECVRRLERKLAPDEADVTLVTPFSYQLYLPLLPQVASGVLTPQSVALSLRRSKKYRTRILPGAAIGVDLKAKVCVVRTINDTVVDEPYDYIVLTPGSVTRTFDIPGLTEHAFGMKTLAEAAYIRDHVITQLDLADACDDPVERAARLQFVVVGGGYAGTETAACLQRLTHAAVQRYPRIDPGLIKWHLIDIAPRLMPELGEKLGRSAQEILRRRGIDVSLGVSIEKAGAEEVTFTDGRVVPTHTLIWTAGVVASPLIGTLGAETVRGRLAVTAEMTVPGHDGVFALGDAAAVPDLAKDESGAVCPPTAQHAMRQGKKVAENVIATLRGETLTPYVHRDLGLVVDLGGKDAVSKPLGVELRGVPAQAVARGYHWSALRTNVAKTRVMTNWLLNAVGGDDFVRTGFQAHRSGRLKEFEHTDAYLTPEELRARVEGGAGESS is encoded by the coding sequence ATGAACACCGTGACACGACCCAGGATCCTGGTGGTTGGCGCAGGCTTCGCCGGAGTCGAGTGCGTCCGCCGCCTGGAGCGGAAGCTCGCCCCCGACGAGGCCGACGTCACCCTGGTGACGCCGTTCTCCTACCAGCTCTATCTGCCACTGCTGCCCCAGGTCGCCTCGGGTGTGCTCACCCCGCAGTCGGTCGCCCTCAGCCTGCGCCGCAGCAAGAAGTACCGCACCCGGATCCTGCCGGGCGCCGCGATCGGCGTGGACCTGAAGGCCAAGGTGTGCGTCGTACGCACCATCAACGACACGGTCGTCGACGAGCCGTACGACTACATCGTGCTCACCCCGGGCAGCGTGACCCGCACCTTCGACATCCCGGGGCTGACCGAGCACGCCTTCGGGATGAAGACCCTCGCCGAGGCCGCCTACATCCGCGACCACGTCATCACCCAGCTGGACCTCGCCGACGCCTGCGACGACCCGGTCGAGCGGGCCGCGCGACTGCAGTTCGTGGTGGTGGGCGGCGGATACGCCGGCACCGAGACCGCCGCCTGTCTCCAACGGCTCACCCACGCCGCCGTACAGCGCTATCCGCGCATCGACCCCGGCCTGATCAAGTGGCATCTCATCGACATCGCGCCGCGTCTGATGCCGGAGCTCGGCGAGAAGCTCGGGCGCAGCGCGCAGGAGATCCTGCGCCGGCGCGGTATCGACGTCTCGCTCGGGGTGTCGATCGAGAAGGCCGGCGCCGAGGAGGTCACGTTCACCGACGGCCGGGTGGTGCCGACGCACACGCTGATCTGGACGGCCGGTGTGGTCGCCAGCCCGCTGATCGGCACGCTCGGCGCGGAGACGGTGCGCGGCCGGCTGGCGGTCACCGCGGAGATGACCGTGCCCGGGCACGACGGGGTGTTCGCCCTCGGGGACGCGGCCGCCGTGCCCGACCTCGCCAAGGACGAGTCGGGCGCGGTCTGCCCGCCCACCGCGCAGCACGCCATGCGGCAGGGCAAGAAGGTCGCCGAGAACGTCATCGCGACCCTGCGCGGCGAGACCCTGACGCCGTACGTGCACAGGGACCTGGGACTCGTCGTGGACCTCGGCGGCAAGGACGCGGTGTCCAAGCCGCTGGGCGTCGAGCTGCGCGGGGTGCCCGCCCAGGCCGTCGCCCGCGGCTACCACTGGTCGGCGCTGCGCACCAACGTGGCCAAGACCAGGGTGATGACCAACTGGCTGCTGAACGCCGTCGGCGGCGACGACTTCGTCCGCACCGGCTTCCAGGCCCACAGGTCCGGCCGGCTGAAGGAGTTCGAGCACACGGACGCGTATCTGACCCCGGAGGAGCTGCGGGCCCGGGTGGAGGGCGGGGCGGGCGAGAGTTCCTGA
- a CDS encoding glutamate--cysteine ligase 2 yields MRTVGVEEELLLVDPDTGEPKALSAAVLTRAVQEDPGQDLFQLEVFGQMLEFATRPHTDMADLGADVVRSRKEAARLAGEVGCAVAALATCPVPVTGALTPNDRYRWMAEQYGIATQDWLVCGCHAHVAVESDEEGVAVLDRLRPWLPVLRALSANSPYWQGRDTGYVSFRSRLWSRCPSAGPTELFGSPARYHGQVADMLASGVILDQGMVYFDARLSAKYPTVEIRVADVCLRAETTMLLATLARALVETAARDWRAGRPAPDHSVSLLRLAAWHAAHTGLDRELLDPVTMRPRPAPEVVRTLLEHSGEALADSGDTALAEEAVDELLHRGTGAREQLRLMERTGSLREVVTECVRRTQG; encoded by the coding sequence GTGCGCACTGTCGGTGTGGAGGAGGAACTTCTTCTGGTCGATCCGGACACCGGCGAGCCGAAGGCGCTGTCGGCCGCCGTCCTCACCCGGGCCGTCCAGGAGGACCCCGGGCAGGACCTGTTCCAGCTGGAGGTGTTCGGCCAGATGCTGGAATTCGCCACGCGTCCGCACACGGACATGGCGGACCTCGGCGCCGATGTCGTGCGCTCCCGCAAGGAGGCGGCCCGGCTCGCGGGCGAGGTGGGCTGCGCGGTCGCCGCGCTGGCCACCTGCCCGGTGCCGGTCACCGGCGCGCTCACCCCGAACGACCGCTACCGGTGGATGGCGGAGCAGTACGGGATCGCCACCCAGGACTGGCTCGTGTGCGGGTGTCACGCGCATGTGGCGGTGGAGTCCGACGAGGAGGGCGTCGCCGTCCTCGACCGGCTGCGGCCGTGGCTGCCCGTGCTGCGCGCGCTCAGCGCCAACTCACCGTACTGGCAGGGCCGGGACACCGGGTACGTCAGCTTCCGCAGCCGGCTGTGGAGCCGCTGTCCGTCGGCGGGGCCGACCGAGTTGTTCGGCTCGCCCGCGCGCTATCACGGGCAGGTGGCGGACATGCTGGCCAGCGGGGTCATCCTCGACCAGGGGATGGTGTACTTCGACGCGCGGCTGTCCGCGAAGTACCCGACGGTGGAGATCCGGGTGGCGGACGTGTGCCTGCGCGCCGAGACCACCATGCTGCTCGCCACCCTGGCCCGCGCCCTGGTGGAGACGGCCGCCCGGGACTGGCGGGCCGGGCGGCCGGCGCCCGACCACAGTGTGAGCCTGCTCCGGCTGGCCGCCTGGCACGCCGCCCACACCGGCCTGGACCGGGAGCTGCTCGACCCCGTGACGATGCGGCCCCGGCCGGCGCCCGAGGTGGTGCGCACCCTGCTGGAGCACAGCGGGGAGGCGCTCGCCGACAGCGGGGACACGGCCCTGGCCGAGGAGGCCGTCGACGAGCTGCTGCACCGGGGCACGGGCGCGCGCGAGCAGCTCCGGCTGATGGAGCGCACGGGCAGCCTGCGCGAGGTCGTCACCGAGTGCGTCCGGCGCACCCAGGGCTGA
- a CDS encoding AMP-dependent synthetase/ligase, with translation MRDVALAPAVAPPLTGGLADSVFDTAERSPALPLLAHRADPAATVWQEVTAIELRDEVVDLAKGLVAAGISPGNRVAVMARTRYEWTVFAHALWAVGAEVVPVHPSSSREQVEWILRDAGCVAVVVEDEQGVMTVGTVCTRLPRLRHVWQLDAGALPDLVQRGATVPYTTVESLRRIVLPDATAAVVYTSGTSGRPQGCALSHRGLAYPCDTVLAGWLHTAAPPGEQPSVLAFLPFSHVYGIMIMLTCVRGGVLMAHEPELSETALASALGTFRPTYLYGVPSVFEKLYKNFLRAAGQAGRGTLFERAAQTARDFAAAEERRRLGTGPGPGLELRLQHALFERTVYRRLRAALGGRVVRGTSGGSSLSRELTLFYEGMGIVVNDGYGLTEASGGITMQPLGRAKSGTVGRPLPGTEVQVADDGEILVRGPSVFQGYVGDEAATRAVLRGGWLATGDIGRLDSEGYLTITGRKKDVIVTSGGKSVAPALLEQRLRMHPLVHQAVVLGDDRPCVGALITLDPEFLAHWRGALALPREGPGRESREENALREEIARAVASANSAVSRAESIRVHRVLPEPFAATAGLLTPSMKLRRDAIVRHYAAEIDAMYQARSRAGRGVPEPADWDEPDDVFR, from the coding sequence ATGCGCGACGTCGCCCTCGCTCCCGCCGTTGCCCCACCGCTCACCGGGGGCCTCGCCGACAGCGTCTTCGACACCGCGGAGCGCAGCCCCGCGCTGCCGCTCCTCGCCCACCGCGCGGACCCCGCGGCCACCGTGTGGCAGGAGGTGACCGCGATCGAGCTGCGGGACGAGGTGGTCGACCTGGCCAAGGGACTGGTCGCGGCCGGGATCTCGCCCGGGAACCGGGTGGCCGTGATGGCCCGCACCCGCTACGAGTGGACCGTCTTCGCCCATGCGCTGTGGGCCGTGGGTGCGGAGGTGGTGCCGGTCCATCCGTCCTCCTCGCGCGAGCAGGTCGAGTGGATCCTGCGGGACGCCGGCTGTGTGGCCGTGGTCGTGGAGGACGAGCAGGGCGTCATGACCGTCGGCACGGTGTGCACCCGCCTGCCCCGGCTGCGCCATGTGTGGCAGCTGGACGCGGGGGCGCTGCCCGACCTCGTCCAGCGGGGCGCGACGGTGCCGTACACCACCGTGGAGTCGCTGCGCCGGATCGTGCTGCCGGACGCCACCGCGGCCGTCGTCTACACCTCGGGCACCTCGGGCCGTCCCCAGGGCTGCGCGCTGAGCCACCGCGGCCTGGCCTACCCCTGTGACACCGTGCTGGCCGGCTGGTTGCACACGGCCGCGCCGCCGGGCGAACAGCCGTCGGTGCTGGCCTTCCTGCCGTTCTCGCATGTGTACGGCATCATGATCATGCTCACGTGTGTCCGTGGCGGGGTGCTGATGGCGCACGAGCCGGAGCTGTCCGAGACCGCGCTGGCGTCGGCGCTCGGCACGTTCCGGCCGACGTATCTGTACGGCGTGCCGTCGGTGTTCGAGAAGCTGTACAAGAACTTCCTGCGCGCGGCCGGACAGGCGGGCCGGGGCACTCTGTTCGAGCGGGCCGCGCAGACCGCGCGGGACTTCGCCGCGGCCGAGGAGCGCCGGCGGCTGGGCACCGGGCCGGGTCCCGGGCTCGAACTGCGGCTGCAGCACGCCCTGTTCGAGCGGACGGTGTACCGCAGGCTGCGCGCGGCGCTCGGTGGCCGGGTGGTGCGCGGCACCTCCGGCGGCTCCTCGCTCAGCCGTGAACTGACCCTGTTCTACGAGGGCATGGGGATCGTCGTCAACGACGGCTACGGGCTCACCGAGGCCTCCGGCGGCATCACCATGCAGCCGCTCGGCCGGGCGAAGTCCGGGACCGTGGGCCGGCCGCTGCCCGGCACGGAGGTGCAGGTGGCCGACGACGGGGAGATCCTGGTGCGCGGCCCGTCGGTGTTCCAGGGGTACGTCGGCGACGAGGCGGCGACCCGGGCCGTGCTGCGCGGCGGCTGGCTGGCCACCGGGGACATCGGGCGGCTGGACTCCGAGGGCTATCTGACGATCACCGGGCGCAAGAAGGACGTCATCGTCACGAGCGGCGGCAAGAGCGTGGCCCCGGCCCTGCTGGAGCAGCGGCTGCGGATGCACCCGCTGGTCCACCAGGCCGTCGTGCTCGGTGACGACCGGCCCTGTGTCGGCGCGCTGATCACGCTGGACCCGGAGTTCCTCGCGCACTGGCGGGGCGCGCTGGCGCTGCCACGCGAGGGCCCCGGCCGGGAGAGCCGTGAGGAGAACGCGCTGCGGGAGGAGATCGCCCGTGCCGTGGCCTCCGCGAACAGCGCCGTCTCCCGCGCGGAGTCCATCCGGGTCCACCGCGTCCTGCCGGAGCCGTTCGCCGCGACGGCCGGCCTGCTCACTCCGTCGATGAAGCTGCGCCGGGACGCGATCGTGCGCCATTACGCCGCCGAGATCGACGCGATGTACCAGGCGCGCTCGCGGGCCGGTCGGGGGGTGCCGGAGCCGGCGGACTGGGACGAGCCCGACGACGTCTTCCGCTGA
- a CDS encoding cyclic nucleotide-binding domain-containing protein, translating into MTKAIKLLTALPQQQRERLMELAQEVSFPEDTRIFEAGGTADRFWVIRSGAVHLDHHVTSRQRVTVATLGAGDLLGWSWLFPPYEWDFGAVAFTDVRAYQFDGPAVLALCVEDPLLGLSLVRTVAEVLAGRLEATRGKLMDQYAMRRRTGPL; encoded by the coding sequence ATGACCAAAGCGATCAAACTGCTCACCGCCCTGCCCCAGCAGCAGCGCGAGCGCCTGATGGAGCTGGCCCAGGAGGTCTCCTTCCCGGAGGACACCCGTATCTTCGAGGCCGGCGGCACCGCCGACCGGTTCTGGGTGATCCGCTCCGGCGCTGTCCATCTGGACCACCACGTCACCTCCCGGCAGCGGGTGACGGTCGCCACGCTCGGCGCGGGCGACCTGCTCGGCTGGTCCTGGCTGTTCCCGCCGTACGAGTGGGACTTCGGCGCGGTGGCCTTCACCGACGTACGGGCCTACCAGTTCGACGGGCCCGCGGTGCTCGCGCTGTGCGTGGAGGATCCGCTGCTCGGGCTGTCGCTGGTGCGGACGGTGGCCGAGGTCCTCGCGGGCCGCCTGGAGGCGACCCGCGGCAAGCTGATGGACCAGTACGCGATGCGGCGGCGCACCGGTCCTCTCTGA
- a CDS encoding MFS transporter yields MDTSERSSTEPGSATDQEATPPPRRGWRRWAMDTRPLRIPAYRRLWTSTIVTAVGSQLTAVAVPKQIYDITHSSAWVGYASLAGLVPMVAFALWGGAVADTVDRRKLLLVTNSGIAVTSLLFWAQAVTDLGSVAVLMVLLALQQAFFGLNSPARNASIARLVPAGELPAANALGSTVTQTGLVAGPLLAGALIPVIGLPELYLIDALALCVTVWAVHRLPALPPLGDSAARRAGIRAIAEGFRYISRHQVLLLSFLADIVAMVLGMPRALFPQLAAQTYHSYGEGLALGVLFAGIPVGAVLGGLFSGVFSRARRHGWMVIGAVAGWGVAVAASGLSANLWVAMAFLALAGVADMVSMVFRGAILLSAATDEMRGRMQGVFTVVVAGGPRLADVLHGTAGSVFGPRAAVAGGGALVVVVMLALAAAVPALRRYRI; encoded by the coding sequence GTGGACACGAGCGAGCGCAGCAGCACCGAACCCGGCTCCGCGACGGACCAGGAGGCGACGCCTCCGCCCCGGCGTGGCTGGCGCCGCTGGGCGATGGACACCCGCCCCCTGCGCATCCCCGCCTACCGGCGCCTGTGGACGTCGACCATTGTCACGGCCGTGGGCAGCCAGCTCACCGCCGTCGCCGTACCCAAGCAGATCTACGACATCACGCACTCCTCGGCCTGGGTCGGCTACGCGAGCCTGGCCGGACTCGTGCCCATGGTGGCGTTCGCGCTGTGGGGCGGGGCGGTCGCCGACACCGTGGACCGGCGCAAGCTGCTGCTGGTCACCAACAGCGGCATCGCGGTGACCTCGCTGCTGTTCTGGGCGCAGGCGGTCACCGATCTCGGCTCGGTCGCCGTCCTGATGGTGCTGCTCGCGCTCCAGCAGGCCTTCTTCGGCCTCAACTCCCCGGCCCGCAACGCCTCCATCGCCCGGCTGGTGCCCGCCGGGGAACTGCCCGCCGCGAACGCCCTCGGCTCCACGGTCACCCAGACCGGACTGGTCGCGGGTCCCCTGCTCGCCGGTGCGCTCATCCCGGTCATCGGGCTGCCGGAGCTGTATCTCATCGACGCCCTCGCGCTCTGCGTCACCGTCTGGGCCGTCCACCGGCTGCCCGCGCTGCCGCCGCTCGGCGACAGCGCCGCCCGCCGGGCCGGGATACGCGCGATAGCCGAGGGCTTCCGCTACATCTCCCGGCACCAGGTGCTGCTGCTGTCCTTCCTCGCCGACATCGTCGCCATGGTCCTCGGCATGCCCCGCGCCCTGTTCCCGCAGCTGGCCGCGCAGACCTACCACTCCTACGGCGAGGGGCTCGCGCTCGGCGTGCTGTTCGCCGGGATCCCGGTCGGCGCGGTGCTCGGCGGACTGTTCTCCGGGGTGTTCTCGCGGGCCCGCCGGCACGGCTGGATGGTGATCGGGGCGGTGGCCGGCTGGGGCGTGGCCGTCGCCGCGTCCGGGCTGAGCGCGAACCTCTGGGTGGCCATGGCCTTCCTCGCCCTGGCCGGGGTCGCCGACATGGTCTCGATGGTGTTCCGCGGCGCGATCCTGCTGTCCGCCGCGACCGACGAGATGCGCGGCCGGATGCAGGGCGTGTTCACGGTCGTCGTCGCCGGCGGACCGCGGCTGGCCGACGTGCTGCACGGCACCGCCGGTTCCGTCTTCGGCCCCCGGGCGGCCGTGGCGGGCGGCGGCGCCCTGGTCGTCGTGGTGATGCTGGCCCTCGCCGCCGCGGTGCCGGCGTTGCGCCGCTACCGGATCTGA
- a CDS encoding FUSC family protein produces MRDRLAASDPGLLRLTAGLRTVTAIALTLAVLAALRVPVPHLVAGAMAAMVSTFAIREKSRAQQAVTLALGLPVALASVSLGALLNQRVVVGDLFFVVLIFAAVYGRRFGDRGTALGLIGFQIYFLSLFVHATTAVLPALYGVICVAFACSALARFVLLPQTPAGTLDRLRRAFRARLAQLIAVQAELLDAGPDAVDKVLEELRAATARLHETALMIQGRLEDGTSDPAVARLLQRRIADAEIASERLGLLLLTARSAERTDTLTLHLPGAHLPSGGSLPVRDEATAALRRDLQALRLLMLRPVGEARGTALAHLRNRLLGYREEDNLPKASPAVQDVFRGLGEAARAALGLRVALDGAQDESDDSPATTRSREELDAEDAAIGAGEEREAEKAEPTGLGRPTTRAAVQVAVGSSLAIAGGELLSSHRWYWAVLTCWIVFINTASTGEILVKGYRRLLGTVLGVVAGIGLAGLVGHHTWTAFALVLVFVFAMFYTAPLSYTLMSFFVTAALGLLYTLLNTYSLSVLVLRVEETALGAACGVIAAAVVLPIHTDRRTNELLVEVLDRLAGVARAAVDQLSGGAGADLVEQARELDQALADLRAAIDPLTHPITPLRSRRDTARYVVALLETCAYHARSLAATAELLPTHPSIAADPRLSGACARMLRNIEAIAAHVADPRSAAAIETGPSIASMLEPGTLRTPRYGRVTDRVLRHLQRLDEAVSGLARPLGVPRPGADAGSGSGSGGRVKQVT; encoded by the coding sequence ATGCGGGACCGGCTCGCGGCGTCCGATCCCGGGCTGCTGCGGCTGACCGCGGGGTTGCGCACGGTCACCGCGATCGCCCTCACCCTCGCCGTCCTGGCCGCCCTGCGGGTGCCGGTGCCGCATCTGGTCGCCGGTGCCATGGCGGCGATGGTGTCGACCTTCGCCATCCGGGAGAAGTCGCGCGCCCAGCAGGCGGTCACGCTCGCGCTCGGCCTGCCGGTGGCGCTGGCCTCGGTGTCGCTGGGCGCGCTGCTGAACCAACGGGTCGTCGTCGGCGACCTGTTCTTCGTCGTGCTCATCTTCGCCGCGGTCTACGGCCGGCGCTTCGGTGACCGCGGTACGGCGCTGGGGCTGATCGGCTTCCAGATCTACTTCCTGTCGCTGTTCGTCCACGCGACCACCGCCGTGCTGCCCGCGCTGTACGGGGTCATCTGCGTGGCGTTCGCGTGCAGCGCCCTCGCGCGGTTCGTGCTGCTGCCGCAGACCCCGGCGGGCACCCTGGACCGGCTGCGGCGGGCCTTCCGCGCCCGGCTCGCCCAGCTGATCGCCGTACAGGCCGAGTTGCTGGACGCCGGGCCGGACGCGGTCGACAAGGTGCTGGAGGAACTGCGCGCCGCCACCGCCCGGCTGCACGAGACGGCGCTGATGATCCAGGGGCGGCTGGAAGACGGCACCTCCGACCCGGCGGTGGCGCGGCTGCTGCAGCGCCGGATCGCCGACGCCGAGATCGCCTCCGAGCGGCTCGGCCTGCTGCTGCTCACCGCGCGCAGCGCCGAGCGGACCGACACCCTCACCCTGCATCTGCCCGGCGCCCACCTGCCCTCCGGCGGCTCGCTGCCGGTGCGGGACGAGGCGACGGCGGCGCTGCGAAGGGACCTTCAGGCGCTGCGGCTGCTGATGCTGCGGCCGGTCGGCGAGGCCCGGGGCACCGCGCTCGCCCATCTGCGCAACCGGCTGCTCGGCTACCGCGAGGAGGACAACCTGCCGAAGGCCTCCCCGGCCGTGCAGGACGTCTTCCGCGGTCTCGGCGAGGCCGCGCGGGCCGCGCTCGGTCTGCGGGTCGCTCTGGACGGGGCGCAGGACGAGTCGGACGACAGCCCGGCGACCACCCGCTCGCGGGAGGAGCTGGACGCGGAGGACGCCGCGATCGGGGCGGGCGAGGAGCGCGAGGCCGAGAAGGCGGAGCCGACCGGGCTCGGGCGGCCCACCACACGGGCCGCGGTCCAGGTGGCCGTCGGCTCCTCGCTGGCCATCGCGGGCGGCGAGCTGCTGTCCAGCCACCGCTGGTACTGGGCGGTGCTGACCTGCTGGATCGTGTTCATCAACACCGCCTCCACCGGGGAGATCCTGGTCAAGGGCTACCGCCGGCTGCTGGGCACGGTGCTCGGCGTGGTGGCCGGCATCGGGCTCGCCGGGCTGGTCGGGCACCACACATGGACGGCGTTCGCGCTGGTGCTGGTGTTCGTCTTCGCGATGTTCTACACGGCGCCCCTGTCGTACACGCTGATGTCGTTCTTCGTGACGGCGGCGCTGGGGCTGCTGTACACGCTGCTGAACACCTACAGCCTGTCGGTGCTGGTGCTGCGGGTGGAGGAGACGGCGCTCGGCGCGGCCTGCGGGGTGATCGCGGCGGCGGTGGTGCTGCCGATCCACACCGACCGCCGGACCAACGAGCTGCTCGTCGAGGTGCTGGACCGGCTGGCCGGGGTCGCCCGGGCCGCCGTCGACCAGCTGAGCGGCGGGGCGGGCGCCGACCTGGTGGAGCAGGCGCGCGAGCTGGACCAGGCACTGGCCGATCTGCGCGCGGCCATCGACCCGCTGACGCATCCGATCACCCCGCTGCGCTCACGCCGGGACACCGCCCGGTACGTCGTGGCGCTGCTGGAGACCTGCGCCTATCACGCGCGTTCCCTCGCGGCCACGGCCGAGCTGCTGCCGACGCACCCGTCGATCGCCGCGGATCCCCGGCTGAGCGGGGCGTGCGCGCGCATGCTGCGCAACATCGAGGCGATCGCGGCCCATGTCGCCGACCCGCGCTCCGCGGCCGCCATCGAGACCGGTCCGAGCATCGCCTCGATGCTGGAGCCGGGCACCCTGCGCACCCCGCGCTACGGCCGGGTGACCGACCGGGTGCTGCGCCATCTCCAGCGCCTGGACGAGGCGGTCTCGGGTCTGGCCCGGCCGCTGGGCGTGCCCAGGCCGGGCGCCGACGCGGGCTCGGGCTCGGGCTCGGGCGGGAGGGTGAAACAGGTCACGTGA